The sequence GAGGGCGCCTGCGGGGACGCCCTCGGGGGCGCCTTCGGTGGGGGCGGCGGTGTGCGCGAGCACGGTGCGCAGGTCCTGGGGCACGGTGCGCCCCGCCGCGGTGCGTTCCGCGGCGAAGTCGCCGAGCATGCGGGCGAGTTCGGCGTCGCCCCGGGCGCGGTGCGCGAGGTCGTGCACGGCCGTGACGGGGACGCCGGTGAAGAGGCACTTGAGGACGGCGTGCCGCCAGGCGTGCGCGTCGAGGTGCCGGGCGGCGTAGGGGCCGAGCGCGGCGGCGACGAGGTGCGTGTCGTTGGTGCGCAGGGCGTCCTCGACCAACGGGAGGGCGGAGTCGTCGGGCACGAGGGCGTCGAGGACGGTGAGGACGGCGCGACGTTCGGCTCCCGTGCCGTGCCGGTATACGCGGGCGAGCGCGGCGGTG comes from Streptomyces sp. Tu6071 and encodes:
- a CDS encoding EboA domain-containing protein; translation: MSPDTWLATALDQAADPTATGPGGLPLWEVRLAEAGRACGPERADAARVALLRAARPDTAALARVYRHGTGAERRAVLTVLDALVPDDSALPLVEDALRTNDTHLVAAALGPYAARHLDAHAWRHAVLKCLFTGVPVTAVHDLAHRARGDAELARMLGDFAAERTAAGRTVPQDLRTVLAHTAAPTEGAPEGVPAGALNGEEN